The Halanaerobium praevalens DSM 2228 genome contains a region encoding:
- a CDS encoding response regulator, giving the protein MAKIIVVDDAAFMRLNLKQIMEGLGHEVIAEAENGKDAIEKYQASKPDIMFMDITMPEMDGIEAVKKIKEIDPEAKIIMCSAMGQKKIVINAITAGAKDFIVKPFKKDKIAETIDKFL; this is encoded by the coding sequence ATGGCAAAAATAATAGTTGTTGATGATGCAGCTTTTATGAGGTTAAATTTAAAACAAATTATGGAAGGTTTAGGTCATGAAGTTATAGCTGAGGCAGAAAATGGTAAAGATGCTATAGAAAAATATCAAGCTTCAAAACCTGATATAATGTTTATGGATATTACGATGCCCGAAATGGATGGAATAGAGGCTGTAAAAAAGATAAAAGAAATAGACCCCGAAGCTAAAATAATCATGTGTAGTGCCATGGGGCAGAAAAAAATTGTAATTAATGCCATTACTGCTGGAGCCAAAGATTTTATTGTTAAACCATTTAAAAAAGATAAAATTGCTGAGACAATTGATAAATTCCTTTAA
- a CDS encoding ZIP family metal transporter, translating into METLIYSFLAGVSTIVGVFVLMIFGEPSNKVLASLLGFAGGIMFAISVFELMPEALLLGSMTITVIGFLLGALMMWGLDKVIPHSHLSTADHLEIENPEKMHVENPMLRTGYLILFGIALHNLPEGLAIGAGFESSPEVGLLIALAIAFHNIPEGLAIAGPLKAGGLDNLRLLLFTLIAGLMTPIGTLIGMAIFNISASLVGASLAFAAGAMVYIVNDELVPQSNKMNSHFANAGIITGLLIGFIML; encoded by the coding sequence ATGGAAACATTAATATATAGTTTTTTAGCTGGAGTATCTACAATTGTTGGGGTTTTTGTTTTAATGATTTTTGGAGAACCTAGTAATAAAGTTTTAGCTTCTCTTTTAGGCTTTGCAGGAGGAATTATGTTTGCAATTTCTGTTTTTGAATTGATGCCAGAAGCTTTATTGTTGGGATCAATGACAATTACAGTAATTGGGTTTTTATTAGGAGCCTTAATGATGTGGGGCTTAGATAAGGTAATTCCCCATTCACACCTTTCTACAGCCGATCATTTGGAGATAGAGAATCCAGAAAAAATGCATGTTGAAAATCCTATGTTAAGAACAGGATATTTAATTTTATTTGGGATTGCTTTACATAATTTGCCTGAAGGTTTAGCAATTGGGGCTGGTTTTGAGTCTAGTCCAGAAGTTGGTCTTTTAATTGCCCTGGCCATAGCTTTTCATAATATTCCTGAGGGATTGGCAATTGCTGGCCCGCTTAAAGCTGGTGGTTTAGATAATTTGAGATTATTATTATTTACCTTGATTGCCGGTTTAATGACTCCAATTGGAACCTTAATTGGGATGGCGATTTTTAATATTTCAGCTAGTCTAGTTGGAGCTTCACTTGCTTTTGCAGCTGGAGCAATGGTTTATATTGTTAATGATGAATTAGTTCCTCAATCTAATAAAATGAACAGTCATTTTGCTAATGCTGGAATTATCACAGGTTTATTAATTGGTTTTATTATGCTGTAA
- a CDS encoding EAL domain-containing protein, whose protein sequence is MKWLKKSITNKLILAIVITNLIVFILLAVITISLVKNNLINDNKKIMLKDAQIIAEEINTFISKNTEIVKNMEANPKLKKLVSEVETKREKFEHPNFREIVEILKNTKEMNSNLDLVWLGLKEADDLVIDDYNWAHASTYQMEKMDWFKKMQVNKKLTYTTPYIDQVTGNLIISIVKPIYKNQELVGNYGIDLNINRVNKLMTNYSIGESGYAVLIAADGTAIYHPELKRILKDNIKDDSGFPKKISEKILAGKSGVAEFEFEDTAKYFAFAPIPANSWSVGVIIDQKEILMQIIKFVALISLIFTLFLFALILISYFLINRLTKRIPNLVEKISAFGDGNLFARIEPKSNDEIGQIAQTFNNMAEEIAASYQQLEAYNEEITALNEELSYQAFHDPLTEIPNRRRFINILEKELKSDAKGALALLDINDFKEINDNYGHIYGDRLLTEVAQRLAAFSSENIAVARYGGDEFLILIKNLNINQIEKEVTKLKAVFNQPFAIKDDQIFIKFALGIALYPEDAKTTDQLITKADIAMYEAKKIKKNNYLYYNQKMIEQLKRRKKIKNKLQNALKNNGFSLKYQPQINLKTGQADFLEALLRLKDNSFSPGEFIPVAEESGLIIEIGRWVTKAAIKQLALIKNQYQAEITISINFSAKQIRDHGYLDFLKKNLKKYKIAAHYLEIEITESILIEDNKAITFINQLKNIGVQIALDDFGTGYSSFSYLSYLKTDKVKLDKFLADNFMAADKIDTLINLINLLHSLDLPVVAEGVETKEQYLQLKAHNCDYIQGYYFSKPLAKDQIKAILAKNYLNLI, encoded by the coding sequence ATGAAGTGGCTCAAAAAAAGTATTACTAATAAATTAATTTTAGCTATAGTGATTACCAATCTAATAGTCTTTATTCTTTTAGCTGTTATTACTATTAGCTTGGTCAAAAATAATTTAATTAATGATAATAAAAAAATAATGTTAAAAGATGCTCAAATCATTGCTGAAGAAATAAATACTTTTATTAGCAAAAATACAGAAATAGTTAAAAATATGGAAGCTAATCCCAAGCTAAAAAAATTAGTTAGTGAAGTAGAAACTAAAAGAGAAAAATTTGAGCATCCTAATTTTAGAGAAATTGTTGAAATTTTAAAAAACACAAAAGAAATGAATTCTAATCTAGATTTAGTTTGGCTGGGGCTTAAAGAAGCAGATGATTTAGTGATCGATGATTATAATTGGGCTCATGCTTCAACTTATCAAATGGAAAAAATGGACTGGTTTAAAAAAATGCAAGTAAATAAAAAATTAACTTATACCACACCTTATATTGATCAAGTCACAGGTAATTTAATTATTTCTATAGTTAAACCAATCTATAAAAACCAAGAGTTAGTTGGTAATTATGGTATTGATTTAAATATTAATCGAGTCAATAAATTAATGACTAATTATTCAATAGGAGAAAGTGGTTATGCTGTTTTAATAGCTGCAGATGGTACAGCAATTTATCACCCAGAACTAAAAAGAATTTTAAAAGATAATATCAAAGATGATAGTGGTTTTCCAAAAAAGATAAGTGAAAAAATATTAGCTGGCAAAAGTGGAGTAGCCGAATTTGAATTTGAAGATACTGCTAAATATTTTGCTTTTGCTCCTATTCCAGCAAATTCTTGGTCAGTTGGAGTGATTATTGATCAAAAAGAAATCTTAATGCAGATTATTAAATTTGTAGCTTTAATTTCTCTGATTTTCACTCTTTTCTTATTTGCCTTAATTTTAATTAGTTATTTTTTAATTAATAGATTAACTAAAAGAATTCCCAATTTAGTTGAAAAAATAAGTGCTTTTGGTGATGGTAATTTATTTGCCAGAATTGAGCCTAAAAGCAATGATGAAATTGGCCAGATTGCCCAAACTTTTAATAATATGGCTGAAGAAATAGCTGCTTCTTACCAACAGCTAGAAGCATATAATGAAGAAATAACAGCCTTAAATGAAGAATTAAGTTATCAGGCTTTTCATGACCCACTAACAGAAATACCAAACCGAAGGCGCTTTATTAATATTTTAGAAAAAGAATTAAAATCAGATGCTAAAGGTGCACTAGCCTTATTAGATATTAATGATTTTAAAGAAATAAATGATAATTATGGTCATATTTATGGTGATCGACTTTTAACAGAAGTTGCCCAAAGATTGGCTGCTTTTAGTTCAGAAAATATTGCAGTAGCCCGTTATGGTGGAGATGAGTTTTTAATTTTAATTAAAAACTTAAATATTAATCAAATAGAAAAAGAAGTTACTAAATTAAAAGCAGTATTTAATCAGCCTTTTGCCATCAAAGATGATCAAATTTTTATCAAATTTGCTTTAGGTATTGCCCTTTATCCCGAAGATGCTAAAACTACAGATCAATTAATTACTAAAGCTGATATAGCAATGTATGAAGCTAAAAAAATAAAGAAAAATAATTATCTTTACTATAACCAAAAAATGATTGAGCAGCTTAAACGTCGCAAAAAAATAAAAAACAAATTACAAAATGCCCTAAAAAATAATGGTTTTAGTTTAAAATATCAACCACAAATCAATTTAAAAACAGGTCAGGCAGATTTTCTAGAAGCCTTACTGAGATTAAAAGACAATAGTTTTTCTCCAGGAGAATTTATTCCAGTTGCTGAAGAAAGTGGTTTGATTATTGAAATTGGACGCTGGGTGACTAAAGCTGCTATTAAACAGTTAGCTTTAATAAAAAATCAATATCAAGCAGAGATTACAATTTCAATTAATTTTTCTGCAAAACAGATTCGAGATCACGGCTATCTTGACTTTTTAAAAAAGAATTTAAAAAAATATAAAATAGCTGCTCATTATTTAGAAATTGAAATTACAGAAAGCATCTTAATTGAAGATAATAAGGCTATTACTTTTATTAACCAATTAAAAAATATAGGAGTTCAAATTGCTTTAGATGACTTTGGTACTGGTTATTCTTCTTTTAGCTACCTTAGTTATTTAAAAACAGATAAGGTTAAATTAGATAAATTTTTAGCAGACAATTTTATGGCGGCAGATAAGATAGACACTTTAATTAATTTAATTAATCTGCTCCACAGCCTAGATCTACCTGTAGTTGCTGAAGGTGTTGAAACTAAAGAACAGTATTTGCAATTAAAAGCACATAATTGTGATTATATTCAGGGCTATTATTTTAGTAAACCACTAGCTAAAGATCAAATTAAAGCTATTTTAGCAAAGAACTATTTAAATTTAATTTAA
- a CDS encoding ZIP family metal transporter — translation MLIEFLSGFSPVVQALLATLFTWFVTALGAGVVFFFKNVDRRILDSMLGFAAGVMIAASFWSLLAPAIEISESLGVPGWIPAVIGFLVGGIFLRLIDLVLPHLHPALANSEPEGIKTKWQRSVLLVLAVTLHNFPEGLAVGVAFGAAAVQGSSASIAGAVALALGIGLQNFPEGAAVSIPLKREGLSAKKSFMYGQLSGAVEPIAGVLGAAAVYYMQPILPYALSFAAGAMIFVVGEELIPEANSEGNSHLATTGLMLGFAVMMLLDVALG, via the coding sequence ATGTTAATTGAGTTTTTAAGCGGTTTTTCACCTGTGGTCCAGGCTTTATTAGCTACTTTATTTACTTGGTTTGTAACAGCCCTGGGGGCAGGAGTAGTGTTCTTTTTTAAAAATGTTGATCGCAGAATTTTAGATAGTATGTTAGGTTTTGCGGCTGGTGTTATGATAGCTGCTAGTTTTTGGTCGCTGTTGGCTCCAGCAATTGAAATTTCTGAGAGCTTAGGAGTACCTGGTTGGATTCCTGCTGTAATTGGTTTTTTAGTTGGAGGAATATTTTTGCGTTTGATTGATCTGGTTTTACCACATTTACACCCAGCTTTGGCTAATAGTGAGCCAGAGGGGATTAAAACTAAATGGCAGCGGAGTGTATTGTTGGTTTTGGCAGTTACTCTGCATAATTTTCCTGAAGGCTTAGCTGTTGGTGTTGCTTTTGGGGCAGCAGCTGTTCAAGGTTCTTCTGCTAGTATTGCTGGGGCGGTTGCTTTAGCATTAGGAATTGGTTTGCAGAATTTCCCAGAAGGAGCTGCAGTTTCAATTCCCTTAAAAAGAGAAGGGCTTTCAGCTAAAAAAAGTTTTATGTATGGACAGTTATCAGGAGCAGTAGAGCCAATTGCAGGGGTTTTAGGTGCAGCTGCTGTTTATTATATGCAGCCTATTTTACCATATGCCTTATCCTTTGCAGCGGGGGCAATGATCTTTGTAGTTGGGGAAGAGTTAATTCCTGAAGCTAATTCTGAAGGTAACAGCCATTTAGCTACAACTGGCTTAATGCTTGGTTTTGCTGTGATGATGCTTTTAGATGTAGCACTTGGTTAA
- a CDS encoding cold shock domain-containing protein codes for MIYTGTVKWFDGKKGFGFIEREDGDDVFAHFSAIEEEGFKNLDEGQEVEFEIVEGDRGPQAANIVKL; via the coding sequence ATGATTTATACAGGAACAGTTAAGTGGTTTGATGGGAAAAAAGGTTTTGGCTTTATTGAAAGAGAAGACGGAGACGACGTGTTCGCACACTTCTCAGCAATTGAAGAAGAAGGTTTCAAGAACCTTGACGAAGGTCAAGAAGTAGAATTTGAAATCGTAGAAGGCGACCGCGGCCCACAAGCTGCTAATATCGTTAAATTATAA